A genomic window from Martelella lutilitoris includes:
- a CDS encoding LysR family transcriptional regulator, translated as MNIKQLEVFRAVLSTGSTMSAARSTGLSQSGVSRLIQQLESDLDLTLFQRVKGRLVPTPEARTLEEEAKTVLLNLARFSQLADEIRTGASETEVVRIGLPSSMWENFAPAMLKDYRDGFPGVRVETFFETTMTIQRMIDQRVIDFGFLRHEGEIGPGIRLEIVAEGRSVAVMHRDHRLAARDVIRPEDLRGEPLIMLGRLRAHRVMLDRLLQNEAVRPDVRIETHSNSSACAYAAEGLGIALASSFYANLYKHLPVVQRVFEPKLTQRFGIASAEGVPMSLAAKGLMAALKRQIERSQVDD; from the coding sequence ATGAACATCAAGCAGCTCGAAGTCTTCCGTGCGGTGCTCTCGACCGGTTCGACGATGAGCGCGGCCAGGAGCACCGGTCTCAGCCAGTCGGGCGTCAGCCGTCTCATCCAGCAGCTCGAATCCGATCTCGACCTGACGCTGTTTCAGCGCGTCAAGGGGCGGCTGGTGCCGACGCCCGAGGCGCGGACGCTGGAAGAGGAGGCGAAGACCGTGCTTCTCAACCTGGCCCGTTTCAGCCAGCTCGCCGACGAAATCCGCACCGGCGCGTCGGAGACGGAGGTCGTCCGCATCGGCCTTCCCAGCAGCATGTGGGAGAACTTCGCCCCTGCCATGCTGAAGGACTACCGGGACGGCTTTCCCGGCGTCAGGGTCGAGACCTTCTTTGAAACGACCATGACCATCCAGCGGATGATTGATCAGCGGGTGATCGATTTCGGCTTCTTGCGCCACGAAGGCGAAATCGGACCGGGCATTCGTCTCGAGATCGTCGCCGAAGGCCGCAGCGTTGCCGTCATGCACCGTGATCACCGGCTGGCCGCGCGTGACGTCATCCGGCCCGAGGACCTGCGCGGCGAACCGCTGATCATGCTCGGCCGGCTGCGCGCCCATCGGGTGATGCTCGACCGGCTGTTGCAGAACGAGGCCGTCCGCCCAGACGTGCGCATCGAAACCCATTCCAACTCCTCCGCCTGCGCCTATGCCGCCGAGGGGCTGGGGATCGCGCTTGCCAGCAGTTTCTACGCCAATCTCTACAAGCACTTGCCCGTGGTGCAGCGGGTCTTCGAGCCGAAGTTGACGCAGCGCTTCGGGATCGCGTCGGCCGAGGGCGTGCCGATGTCGCTTGCCGCCAAAGGGCTGATGGCGGCGCTGAAGCGCCAGATCGAGCGCTCGCAGGTGGACGACTAG
- a CDS encoding ABC transporter permease, with protein sequence MLRFFLHRVAMAIPTVIIVSITVFGLIRLIPGNPAELLLGDMADDRQIAALETELGLDKPLPQQFLIWSENALSGDLGRSIINDEPVLPLVASRFVISGEIVLIAVVLAAILAVPAGIIAAWRQNSVTDLALVGSATLLLSIPTFWLGLLLLLLFGLKLGWLPVLGYVSLRDNFTEGLIYIILPVATLVMHEMGVLLRMSRASTLEVLRLDYITHARAKGLSEMAVLWRHAFKNAFGPTWTMIGLILGNLLGGIAVIETVFSIPGLGRLMVDSIFQRDYPVIQGCLLFVALSYVVVNLIIDLFYPLFDPRVTAQ encoded by the coding sequence ATGCTGAGATTTTTCCTCCATCGCGTCGCGATGGCGATACCGACGGTGATCATCGTATCGATCACGGTGTTCGGCCTGATCCGTCTCATTCCCGGCAATCCGGCGGAACTGTTGCTCGGCGACATGGCCGATGACCGGCAGATCGCCGCGCTCGAGACCGAGCTCGGGCTCGACAAACCGCTGCCGCAGCAATTCCTGATCTGGAGCGAGAACGCGCTCTCCGGCGACCTTGGCCGCTCGATCATCAATGACGAGCCGGTGCTGCCGCTGGTCGCCTCGCGCTTCGTCATCAGCGGCGAGATCGTGCTGATCGCGGTGGTGCTCGCCGCCATTCTGGCCGTGCCCGCGGGCATTATCGCGGCGTGGCGGCAGAATTCGGTGACGGACCTCGCGCTTGTCGGCAGCGCGACGCTGCTTCTTTCGATCCCCACCTTCTGGCTCGGCTTGCTGCTGCTTCTGCTGTTCGGACTGAAGCTCGGCTGGCTGCCGGTGCTGGGCTATGTCTCGCTGCGCGACAATTTCACCGAGGGCCTGATCTATATCATCCTGCCGGTCGCCACCCTCGTCATGCATGAGATGGGCGTGCTGCTGCGCATGTCCCGCGCCTCGACGCTCGAAGTCCTGCGGCTGGATTACATCACCCATGCCCGCGCCAAGGGGCTTTCCGAAATGGCCGTTCTGTGGCGTCACGCCTTCAAGAACGCCTTCGGCCCGACCTGGACGATGATCGGCCTGATCCTCGGCAATCTGCTCGGCGGCATCGCCGTGATCGAGACCGTGTTCTCGATCCCCGGCCTCGGCCGGCTGATGGTCGACAGCATTTTCCAGCGGGATTACCCGGTCATCCAGGGCTGCCTGCTGTTCGTGGCGCTCTCCTATGTCGTCGTCAACCTGATCATCGATCTGTTCTATCCGCTGTTCGATCCCCGGGTGACGGCACAATGA